One stretch of Juglans microcarpa x Juglans regia isolate MS1-56 chromosome 3D, Jm3101_v1.0, whole genome shotgun sequence DNA includes these proteins:
- the LOC121254313 gene encoding LOW QUALITY PROTEIN: embryogenic cell protein 40-like (The sequence of the model RefSeq protein was modified relative to this genomic sequence to represent the inferred CDS: inserted 1 base in 1 codon), with product NTDDCGNPIQLTDEHGNPVELTDERGQPMQLKGVAVMTVEAETHPATEAEPTAGLVQESMASXGQQHEEAISRSSSSSSSGDDHGQGVRRKKGIKEKIKEKLTGGKQDEHSPTTTVTSTATTTISSSPGTYEHQEHEKKSMMEKIKEKLPGHHSTT from the exons AATACGGACGATTGTGGCAACCCGATTCAGCTCACTGACGAACATGGAAACCCGGTCGAGTTAACCGATGAACGTGGGCAACCCATGCAACTTAAAGGTGTGGCTGTCATGACTGTCGAGGCCGAAACGCACCCTGCAACTGAAGCTGAACCTACCGCTGGACTGGTGCAGGAGAGCATGGCCA AGGGGCAGCAGCATGAGGAGGCCATTTCTCGTTCCAGTAGCTCCAGCTCG TCCGGTGATGATCATGGACAAGGTGTCAGGAGGAAGAAGGgaataaaggagaaaataaaggAGAAGTTGACTGGTGGAAAGCAGGATGAGCACTCACCCACCACTACCGTTACTAGCACAGCCACAACCACTATATCCAGCAGTCCTGGAACTTATGAACACCAGGAGCACGAGAAGAAAAGTATGATGGagaaaatcaaggaaaaatTGCCTGGCCATCATAGCACTACTTAG